A window of Mus musculus strain C57BL/6J chromosome 3, GRCm38.p6 C57BL/6J genomic DNA:
ACTAAAGGATTATGACCCAAAACACACTTTCTATTAACACTCcagaatcttttttctttttttccttttgaacttTCTGGATAAACTACTTTTCTAAGTGACTTCAGACTCTTATCTGTTGATACTTCTTTTATTGTAAATACAGGCAAGAGGAGCTGATTTGCAATGCTAATCTTAAAATGGTGGATAAAAAATAGTGAAGGCTGATGACCCGAATAGAAGAGCCTTTAACACAAGAAACAGCAAAATTAATGTTTTGGCAATTTAGGCTCTAGACTAACATAACATCTTGTATATAgtttcttatctctctctctctctctctctctctctctctatctctctatctatctatctatctatctatctatctatttttcagTGCTTCATATTTTATGGTGAACTAACACTTAAGAgaactagctctctctctctccctctctctcttcccatctctgagatcttctctttcttcccctttcctgcTCTCTAATGATTATTCAGGTTCATTTAGTGGGACTGGCACTTACACAGAATAATAAGGTtttgtaattaatattctttcttacCTGGTAAGACTGCCTCTGGATACAGCTTTGGCCTATTTTTCATGGCTACACAGTAGGCCACAAAGTAGACTGTACTTGTAAGAAAGATGCCACTGGAGTGTGCGAACACGTAGTCTAAATCTGCAAACGTGGATGACGAAATGCAAGCATCATTTTAGCCACCTCAGCAGTTGTTAATTTCTGAACATAaaacaaactcacagaaactgaccTTAAATTCTCAGGAACATTCATTATACCTAATTATTCTAAATCTCCAATGTGCTCTTTGTTTCGAATTTTAATAAATGGATTTAAAATCTAGAAATGTGAAGTAAGTTAACTACAGAGAGAATCTATCAGGCTGTTTTTCCTATAACTCTGGAAATCCCAGTAAGAAACAGTGAACAGTGTCCGACTACGATGTCAAGTTGCCTTTTAAGAAGGAATAGGCATCCAGCCCTATTTCTACTATAGGCCTCAGCAACTGTAGTATATCTTGATGTAGACCAGAGGGGAGAATGTGGATTAAAAATGGGCACTTGTGTGTCCCCAAACTCCAAGGTCTGTTGATCCACTCAGAGATCAGCACTTCTGTTTGCAGATGACAGCCGTGCTGGAGGTCACAAAGTATTGGAAGTTATTCCAAAGACAGCTTTGTCTAACTGTTTACAACAAACTAGCTGTAAAGCAGGAAAGGGTAGTGATACACATGGTGGCCCATCCCGGGGACCCTAATGTCACTGACAGCCTGAGCAGATGGCACTGTGCCACCCAGATGGGTGCGCCGCAGGAGCTTGGCTAGGAATCTACCTACAGTTTTGACAGGGATAAGCGGTGTGCTCCTGGATGAAGGCTTGAACTGCATACCTATATCTTCTTCTAAACCCGAAATCACATCGTAGATTGTAGAGATgaaatccatccatctatccacaaAAGGATGTCATAATGGTGCTGTAAAAGCACAGACCACAAAGGCGAGTCCTTCCTCACTGCCTAATAGCTCTCTGACGTAATCGTTTTCAGCCGTGAAATGGCAATAGCAATGGTGTCTGTGGCATTAGGGCTAACTAGTTGGTTTCTGCAGCAGACCTTCCAACAGAGCACAAGATACGGATGTGCTGTTAAACAGAACAGAGTAATGGCCCGCTGAGGATAACTGTTTTAACAAACTGGAATAAAGTTTGCTCTCATCAGACAGTCAGAGTTGTAAGAACAACACCTAAAATCTCATTGTCTGTTGACAGTAAAAGACAGTTGAGGGCATTGTTTATTATGTCCCAGGACCAGGAGGGGCTTTCTTCCTGAACAGTCAATTGTTTTTATCTGTGTTTACTGACTTCTGGGACTGAATTAATTTCCCTTGTGGCCATGAGAACCGAATTCATGGCTTATTTCAAGCAAGTGTACAAGTGTTCACAAAGATGTCAAACGCACTTTTGGCTctgtttttttcctattttttattttttttctccttcctttgattaaattttcctttagtaattatcttttaaaaagggggaaaacctccaaatctaaaaaagaatttACATAAAACCTTAAAGTAAATGAGGTCAGGAGAAGGTTCTAGTACTGCTCATGGTTCAAgtacaggaaggaggaaaggagccaGCAGCCTCAAGGTCATCGGTCAAGTTCAAACCTCCATGATAACTCAAGTTCTCCCTGTGGGGACTCaactggccttgagcttgtgaCTTTCCTGTCTTATTCGATACTTAGTTCTACATTTCACATTTCTCTCTTATCTATGTAACCAGTCACATTGATTTTTCTACATCACATGACCAGAACTTCCCTTTCTCCTTGCTTCCTTAAGTCTGCCGTGCTTCCGTGCAGTTCTAAGACTCCCACCAGAGGATCCTCTCACCTCCCTTTCAGCTGGCCCAGGGTCGTTGCACAGAAAGTTCACTTTGCTCCTAGATACTGATTTTAGAACTGGAGGCATTATGCCGACCCTTTTACATGGACCACTTTGTGCTTGAAAAAGACTATCCTCTAATATACTTTGGAAATTTACTTGGTCTAAGAATACTGTGTGCTATGCATCATGGAGAGCctgttgatacatatgcacctgcCAAACTTTGAATAATGGCATGATACCCTGCCATGCGCAAATATCTTAGCTGTTTCAAATGATCCTTCATTCACGGACATTTAACCTATTTTCAGTTTTATATGGCTGTGAATAATGTCACAATGAACATTCCTGCCTTTCCTTTTCATGAAAATATATGAGTCTTTCTGTAGAAACATTCCTTGAATTAAAATTACTGGGGAAAAAAGAATACTGTGTGCTatactttaactttttaaaagcacAGAACACATATCATCACACATATGTTCTCAGAGGTCATGATATTAGACATAAATGGCTCTTCACAATCTCTCGATCTTAGTGGAAAGCTGAGAACCCCTTGCTGAGATCCCAGCAGTGGAAGTGAATCCTGACCATAGTTGAATCCATTTGTGTGTTACAGATCCCATGAAAACATTTCAGTGCCCACTGCTACCTTTATTCCTGGTGCCTCCTGATTCAGCGCTTACAAATGAAAAGACAAATGCACACAGCAGTGCTGACGACCACAGCTCCTTTTTCTATTAATAGAGTATCAGTAGGAAGGCTCTTCACTCACCATACTGGCTAGCGCCTGCGTACATGCTGTCATTTCTTCTGCTGTGATCCTTGATGTAAATGATTGGCACAAATGTCGATCCGTAGAGTATTCCAGATATTACCGCAAGGCTGCAGCCCCTtaagaaacaacaagaaaaccaCTGTGTATCTTGGCCAGAGGAaatgtttctgacacacaaatgGAAACACAAGTAAGGCTTTCTTCAAATTTTTAGCAGTTTAGCAGAAGCCAGACCTCTGCCTTGGACTCTGTGAGTCACGAGGAGAGAGGCGTAGCCTCAGCCGTCTGCTGTGTCATGGTGGAAGGACATGATATGCAGAGGGAGTGAAGGCCACCTGAGAGCATTGCCACTGAGCGTCATACACCATAAATAAACGGAGGTGTGAGGCAACTGTGGATGGACATTTCGTTCAAGTTCCCCTCAGACACATGTTCCAGGGTCCTCACGGAACCAGCACAGACTATGGACAAATGCATTTCTGTTTAGAATGGCTGCAGAGACAGAACTGATTATGGTCGTGTCGAGAAGTGTTCATTGACTAAGAATCTGGATATTTTAGGTATAAAAAATTCCTTTATGAAAAGAAGTAATGTTTTATTTCAAACACTGTCAACTCCTTGGCCTTGGGCCCTGCATGCATAGAACAGGAGCTGGCATTCGTGGCAAGGCGGGGTTGAGGAAGAAGATGGATAGTCCTTTTATCTTCATACAAACAAGCATTTAAAAGAGGGAAGCTATTTTAGACAAGACCCCTGTCTTCAAAGGCTCGTGCCAAAACGCTGTAATGTCAGAGAGTGGAGGGCTGTACAGTTGAACCGGTATGGAATGCATACCAAGATTCtgttgaaaaacaagcaaaccaaaaccaaaacaataagatAATTGAAAAACTCCCCTAAGCCTAAGAACAAATTCCTTGTcaactttaataattttatttaaggaTATTTAAAGAACACGAGAATCAAAGCTGTGTACTATAGTGTGTTTTAAATAGTTTGGCTCTctgggggaaaaataaaaaacaaacaaaaaataagttaaaaaaccaaaccactaaACTCCTGTACTCCAAAGAGTGATAGGCTGCTTTAAGGCATCTCTGAAGTGCTTACGAGGAAGACATGGGGTTAGGGACACAATGTTCTATTATATTTGAAAACAGATACCTGGGATCATAAAACAGTCACAAGGGAAAGAAGGGTGGCAGCCCTCTGCTGACCAAGTGGAGCACACTATTTGATTAGACTGTGATGCTCACTACACGGTCATTATGCAACCACTATACTTTTGATACTAAAGTCCTACAAAACACAATCGCTGTTGTCACTGGCTAACTGGTCAGGTACAGTATGCCTCCAGGCATCTTCTATACTGAAATCTCACCAGAGTGTAGAGAACCCTGCCCCCTAGGAGGTGGAAGTGCAAGTTTTCGCGATCATTTTCTTCCTGCGATCAGATGAATCTCACCACATCTCTCTGGGCCCTCTGttttagaaaacacaaaacacaacaggAGAGAGAAGCTGCCTCGCCTTACACAATGCGGTGGTACGTGGTAGAAAGTCTATCCACCCAGGAGGAATCCGCACTCCGGTCCTCGGTTCTGTTGATCACCTGTGGAAGTCATCAGAGAGACCGGCATGCAAGGACCTTCAGCGGACCATTTCAGTGCCACACAAAGGCTTCCAGGGCTTCCCCCATCTCAAACATGCCTTAGCAGAAGCACAAATCACCTACAAGCTCTGGGAGTTCAGAGCCGCTGGTCTAACTCCACCCCTCCAGTTTTCAAAACATTTTCCACAGATTAATGTGTAGCTATTTGATAAAAATTTAGATTTCATGGTTCACTAGTGTATTTTAATAAACTGTAAAGAAATTAGACCCAAGAAAAACACAGATTTTCTACAGTGGAATGCATGAaatcaataaacattttaatgtctattttctctcaataacattatttatttatttatttgtttattgttttactGAATTAAAATACTTCCAGCCATGTCTTAAAGTTAGGCTAATACTTTAAGTTGAGGAAAGTCTGGAAGACAAACTTGAAGAACATTTAACATTTCTGTTATTGACTgtgatcctccttcattcaaaGCCTGGTTAGCATCGTCTAGATCCCTGGATCACGTAAGAAGGTCAAGAGCTTCCTCTCAGGGACAAATTATCTTTTCTTGAAGCACACAGTCCTTAAAGATGCCCAGGAATCAAtatccctcttctctctttttaggTCAATTTAATGAAGCTATCAGCCAGCTCAGTTCatagaagagaggggaaggggcagaatCATGGCGATACTCACAGGCTCTGTCATCAGTGGTGTGGTGTCCGAGCTGCCTGGGTTATTCGGAATTTCACTTTTGATGAACAAAAACGTGAGCGCACTGTAGGGAAATACATTCCAGTGAGATTGACCGGGACATGATTGCTGTGTTTTGTTCGGGGTATCTAGCTACCAAATTTTCAAGGGAAAACAGAACTTAAATGGAGTCCTGATAATGGAATTACTTCTacaccctcccccccgcccccgtgtgtgtgtgggggcttgCTGTCTCTTCAACTCCCCATTCTCCTTGGTGTCCTTTCTTCAGCAGGGTAAAGAACAAGCACAAGGGACTTCCCCTAGGTTGGATGACTTTACATTGCACCACGTGGAAATGAAAGTGAACACAACCCCAAAAGCATCCCTTATATATCATAATGGCAACCGCCAAACATTTAACAATATCCTGTTGGACAGCTGTAAGAGATGGCCACCTCCACATGACAGTCACATTCCTGATTAAAGGACAGTCTTTCTGGAGGAGAAATTAGGAAGGTGATGTCTCCTAACCCAGAAGTACCTGagatcctagcacttgagagaccAACAGAGGAGGACCATAGTTCAGTGCCAGTCTGGGCTTTGCATTCTAGGGCAAcatgagctatatagtgagaccttgtcttcaaaacaaaatgacagaaaGAGTGGATTTAGGAGATGAAATGCAGCACACATTTTGCGTTGTAAAGGAGAACATTAAGGGTGGTTGTGTTTTTCTAATTAGAATTTTGCCTTTGGTTTGTCATCTCACATGGATGGACCAGGAGTTATTGTGGCATTTTAGTAGGGccgtccagcctggtctatagttaGACAAAAAGACTGCAACTCTGTGAAAGACAAAGCTAGAAACAAAGGCTTGCTCTTCCTCACAATGCAGAATAAAGGCCAAGGTTGGGTAAAAAAACAACACTCCAGAGAGAGAAGGTGAAAGGGACAGAAACAGAACAGATGCTTGGATAATCCATGGCACATCAGGCAGATAGgatagcaggcaggcaggcaggcaggcaggcaggaaagcaagcaagtaggcaggcagacaagaaagcagacaggcaggcaggcaggcaggcaggcaggcaggcaagcaaatAGATCCTCTGTTGATTCAAAGTCCTAGAGTGGTTCCTGTTATATAAACAGAGTAGCATATGTTATACAGGGAAAATGTAAAACTAGGAATTGTGCCACCAGTTCTTTAAAGACTGGACTGCACAGTGAACTGAAATGATTGTCTTAATTATGAAAAGAAAAGTAACATCTGAGCTGAGGAGATGGTCCAGTGGGCAAAGTGTGTGCCTGCGTCAGAATCCTCAGAACTGATGTGAGAAGGAACACAGGCAATGAGAGAGTATGGAGTCCTAACACCCCTGCAGAAGGATGGGACACTGGGACAGAAGGGGGCCTGGGACCTTGCAGGTCAATTGGCCTGATGTATGTAGCACCAATGAGGGCCTATATCAAAAAGATGGAAATCAGTAGtcgaggttgttctctgacctccacacatgtgccatgacacCTGTGCACCCAAATGCATacatgctgacacacacacacacacacacacacacacacacacacacaccccacacacacacacacacacacacacacccacacacacacacacacagagagagagagagagagagagagagagagagagagagagagagagagaacaaagccaCTCTGTAACCAATGAAactatattttgtttcttcacaCTACCATGAGCTCTAAATTCACTCAGCCAATGCCCTTCAAAATGAACCTATTAAAGCCATTAAGTTAAACTAATTAAATAACAGATTGGTGCAGTTCCACCCAGGAGAGCAATAGAGATGGGGCCTGGATGCCTCACAGGAAGAGATCCTTGCATCCTCCTGCTGCAGACCCAGCTCTTGACAGAGCTGCAGAGTCCCTCCAGTTCATTACCCAATTAACATTGAGACACCAACAAATGCCCCAAGGGGCAACTATGCATGAATATAATAGTAGAGGTATTTGGGTTCTAAGTGTCCCTAAAAAGCTATGTCAAATGGTGTCTGGTCTACTTGCTGTGGGGAGGTGGTCAGCCTTTCAGAGATGGAGCTTAATCAGAAGTTCGGTGTTAGGGGCAGGTCTTTAAAGGGGCTCATGGAGGTTCCCCGTCTTTCACTTCTGTTGTCCTCTGGTAGATAGCTTTGCTCCTCCATACACTGTGGTCCTATTGTGCAACGTCTCCAGCCTCAACAATGGGACTGATTTGTAATGGCCTTTTCACTTACATTGATGATTTAGTGTTTACTACAGAACAGATAGCGAGTACTGATGGAAGCTAACTTATATACGGAGCCTTCACCATGTGTCTAGGTACACAAAGCTCTCACAACGTTTACTTTTCAAATTATCTTAAAGGATTGGTGCTAGCATTACCTCCTCTTTATGGATGCCAAAACAAAGGACTTGGAGAAGAGATCTGTGCAAGGTCTTCTGGGTGGAAGTGTCAGAGCAGGAGAAACTAACCGATTTGTAATTTTAGGGaaattttttgtgtttttaaagaagacattTGGAGGAGAAAGGTGCCTAATGTACTGGATGGACCAACATTAAATTATTACCATTAAGTTAAAACTAGACATGCTAAATTAGAATTTTACAATGTGAAGAAATTGTCTTAGAACTACCGAAAGCTAGAATTCCGAGGGAACTGTACAGAACACATAAAACTGCCTCTAACCAAATGTGTCAAGAATTTACAGTTTTAGAATAAGCTTTGCTATTCGTTCCCAATTGCCTAGGGACTACTCTCTAAGGCAACATTTCAATGACAAAGAGATTGTTCCTGAATGTGACTGGGGAAAAACACCGTTACTGGAGGAAGGAAGATATACTGTTCTTTCCCAGAAGAGCGAAAAAGTACTAAAGTCTTTGAGAGCAGTGCTATTCAGTATGTGCAGCAGTGACAGCAGCAGATATAAATGGAACCCAGAGAGAAAAGGTGACTGAATTTAAGGTGACCCAATTCTTGCTTGAGTTTTATTGGCAAAACTCCACTGTGTAGAGATTCAAAGTCATTTTCATTCCTAGCGATATAGTATACACAAGTAGAGGAGGAGTCATGGAAAACTTGGTATtcaagagagaatatgagaggtGAGAGAGCTGTAACTGGGTTAAGAAGAAGGAATGGGAGAGTGGGGTGGTAGAGGCTGGTATCAGTACTCAGCAAGGCTCCCCTTACTTATAGTCAGCCACAATCAGACATGTTAAATGCAAGGCATACACATCCCTACCTTGTGCACCGCCTCGCATAGCACGGTGCTGTCTCTTTGTCTGAGGCCCCAGGCATGCATTGGCATCCCTTTACCCAGGTAGCCGCCTTGAAGAACTACCCAGGACTTGAAGTCCCCTTAGTCAAACCCACTATGGTGATTTGCAGTGCTGAATTCAGCTACCATGAGCACAAATCACAAGAGTGGTGAAGCAAGCTGGCAGAACCAATGTGCCAAAG
This region includes:
- the Tmem144 gene encoding transmembrane protein 144 isoform X2, which codes for MTEPVINRTEDRSADSSWVDRLSTTYHRIVGCSLAVISGILYGSTFVPIIYIKDHSRRNDSMYAGASQYDLDYVFAHSSGIFLTSTVYFVAYCVAMKNRPKLYPEAVLPGLLSGVLWAIATCCWFIANHSLSAVISFPIITAGPGLIAALWGILIFKEIQGLRNYLLMMLAFCIILAGALCTAFSKV